The following proteins are co-located in the Streptomyces bottropensis ATCC 25435 genome:
- a CDS encoding NCS1 family nucleobase:cation symporter-1, giving the protein MSLADRAEVTGTTAFVPDPRLTNEDLAPAGKRNWKVFDLFALWMSDVHNLGNYTFAAGLLVLGMNVWQVFTSLLVGFVIIYIGMNRMGRIGQRHGVPFPVVSRISFGVWGANIPALIRAVIAIMWYGIQTYLASVAVNIMLMAAWPGLESWTHHSFLGLHQLGWCTFVALWLIQALIISQGMESVRKFQDFCGPAIWLVMIALAVWVLAKAGWTISLTSTPHPVSVGEQWRQWFGAIGLILATYGTLMLNFCDFSRFAPDYRTVKRGNFWGLPINSTAFVVVSVIVTAGSLEVFGEAITDPAELVAKVGNTWVLVLGALTFAVATMGVNIVANFVSPAYDLANVWPQKITFKVGGMISTVAALVVTPWNLFSNPTVVQYFLGGLGAFLGPLFGVIMLDYFWVKRGRIDVDALFDAQPGSRYYYRKGVNPKALWAFLPAAAVSAVLALVPTFGEVAPYSWFIGTALAASLYAVLCRDERASEPAIAAPAAVEG; this is encoded by the coding sequence GTGTCCCTCGCCGACCGTGCCGAAGTCACCGGCACCACAGCGTTCGTCCCCGACCCCCGCCTCACCAACGAAGACCTCGCACCCGCGGGGAAGCGGAACTGGAAGGTCTTCGACCTCTTCGCCCTGTGGATGTCCGACGTCCACAACCTCGGCAACTACACGTTCGCCGCGGGCCTGCTGGTCCTCGGTATGAACGTCTGGCAGGTGTTCACCTCGCTGCTCGTCGGCTTCGTGATCATCTACATCGGGATGAACCGGATGGGGAGGATCGGGCAGCGCCACGGCGTGCCCTTCCCCGTGGTCAGTCGCATCAGCTTCGGCGTCTGGGGCGCCAACATCCCGGCCCTCATCCGGGCCGTGATCGCCATCATGTGGTACGGCATCCAGACCTACCTCGCGTCCGTCGCGGTCAACATCATGCTGATGGCCGCCTGGCCGGGCCTGGAGTCCTGGACGCACCACTCCTTCCTCGGCCTGCACCAGCTCGGCTGGTGCACCTTCGTCGCCCTCTGGCTCATCCAGGCGCTGATCATCAGCCAGGGCATGGAGTCGGTCCGCAAGTTCCAGGACTTCTGCGGCCCCGCGATCTGGCTGGTCATGATCGCGCTCGCGGTGTGGGTCCTCGCCAAGGCCGGCTGGACCATCTCGCTGACCTCGACCCCCCACCCGGTCTCCGTGGGCGAGCAGTGGCGGCAATGGTTCGGCGCGATCGGACTGATCCTCGCCACCTACGGCACGCTGATGCTCAACTTCTGCGACTTCTCCCGCTTCGCGCCCGACTACCGGACGGTCAAGCGAGGCAACTTCTGGGGCCTGCCGATCAACTCGACCGCCTTCGTGGTCGTGTCGGTCATCGTCACCGCCGGCTCGCTGGAGGTGTTCGGCGAGGCCATCACCGACCCGGCGGAACTCGTCGCCAAGGTCGGCAACACCTGGGTCCTCGTGCTGGGCGCCCTGACCTTCGCCGTCGCCACCATGGGCGTCAACATCGTCGCCAACTTCGTCTCACCGGCGTACGACCTCGCCAACGTCTGGCCGCAGAAGATCACCTTCAAGGTCGGCGGCATGATCAGTACGGTCGCGGCACTGGTCGTGACCCCGTGGAACCTCTTCTCCAACCCCACCGTCGTCCAGTACTTCCTCGGCGGCCTGGGCGCCTTCCTCGGCCCGCTGTTCGGCGTGATCATGCTCGACTACTTCTGGGTCAAGCGCGGCCGCATCGACGTCGACGCACTCTTCGACGCCCAGCCCGGTTCCCGCTACTACTACCGCAAGGGCGTCAACCCCAAGGCGCTGTGGGCGTTCCTGCCGGCCGCGGCCGTCTCCGCGGTCCTCGCCCTGGTACCGACCTTCGGCGAGGTCGCCCCGTACTCCTGGTTCATCGGCACGGCCCTCGCCGCGAGCCTGTACGCGGTGCTGTGCCGGGACGAGCGGGCCTCGGAGCCGGCCATCGCAGCACCGGCAGCCGTGGAGGGCTGA
- a CDS encoding GntR family transcriptional regulator: MSSLAPEGAKIEPLGAVRERVLGTLRQDIIAGRLRPGDRLVERELADRFGVSRVPVREAIRALVAEGFVHFETPRRTVVRRLTPADVAELFELREALEVYAAGLAAARATPESLAELSALLDRAAEATRADDAETITDINTRFHDRVLAMAGNSLLISVMEPVDGRLRWLTSQNTEWPQLLAEHRELYDAIASGDPARARAHALTHVRTNYRSTVRHLFGDDSGGDSDSDEACGGPHGRP; this comes from the coding sequence ATGAGCTCCCTGGCTCCGGAAGGAGCGAAGATCGAACCCCTGGGCGCGGTACGGGAACGTGTCCTCGGCACCCTGCGGCAGGACATCATCGCCGGACGCCTCCGTCCGGGCGACCGGCTCGTCGAGCGCGAGCTGGCCGACCGCTTCGGGGTCTCGCGGGTCCCGGTCCGGGAGGCGATCCGCGCGCTGGTCGCCGAGGGCTTCGTCCACTTCGAGACCCCGCGCCGCACGGTCGTCCGCCGCCTCACCCCGGCGGACGTGGCGGAACTCTTCGAACTGCGCGAAGCGCTGGAGGTCTACGCCGCCGGGCTCGCCGCCGCCCGCGCCACCCCGGAATCCCTCGCGGAGCTGTCGGCGCTGCTGGACCGGGCGGCGGAGGCGACCCGCGCCGACGACGCCGAGACGATCACCGACATCAACACCCGCTTCCACGACCGCGTCCTCGCCATGGCCGGCAACAGCCTGCTCATCTCCGTGATGGAGCCGGTCGACGGCCGCCTGCGCTGGCTGACCAGCCAGAACACCGAGTGGCCCCAACTCCTCGCCGAGCACCGGGAGCTGTACGACGCCATCGCCTCCGGCGACCCCGCCCGCGCCCGCGCCCACGCCCTCACCCACGTGCGGACCAACTACCGGTCGACGGTGCGGCATCTGTTCGGCGACGACAGCGGCGGCGACAGCGACAGCGACGAGGCGTGCGGCGGCCCGCACGGCAGACCCTGA
- the pip gene encoding prolyl aminopeptidase: MPLYPEIEPYDHGLLDVGDGNRVYWEVCGNPRGRPAVVLHGGPGSRANAWFPRLFDPEAYRIVLLDQRGCGRSTPPASAYETDMTVNTTDHLIADLELLRRHLGIGRWLVWGVSWGSALGLRYAQTHPEAVTELVLTGVTSASDAEVALLTRGLGQYFPEAFERFLAELPEGERGGNLAAAYNRLIESPDEAVRARAARAWTDWETAIAGQPPRSVPRYEDPVFRYAFARTVTHYWGNGHFLDGSGDGVVLRDAPLLKGIPGTLVQGSLDPGNLLGIVWRLHHAWPGSELVLVDDVGHDAGAPDVAEALVAATDRYARG, from the coding sequence ATGCCCCTCTACCCTGAGATCGAACCGTACGACCACGGCCTGCTCGACGTCGGCGACGGCAACCGCGTGTACTGGGAGGTCTGCGGGAATCCGCGCGGCAGGCCCGCGGTCGTGCTGCACGGCGGGCCGGGATCCCGGGCCAACGCCTGGTTCCCGCGGCTCTTCGACCCCGAGGCGTACCGGATCGTGCTGCTGGACCAGCGCGGCTGCGGGCGTTCGACGCCGCCGGCGAGCGCGTACGAGACCGACATGACCGTCAACACGACGGATCACCTGATCGCCGACCTGGAACTGCTGCGGCGGCATCTGGGGATCGGCCGATGGCTGGTGTGGGGCGTGTCATGGGGGTCGGCGCTCGGCCTGCGGTACGCGCAGACGCATCCGGAGGCCGTGACGGAGCTGGTGCTGACCGGGGTCACCTCGGCCTCCGACGCCGAAGTCGCCCTGCTGACCAGGGGACTCGGACAGTACTTCCCGGAGGCCTTCGAACGGTTCCTCGCCGAACTGCCCGAGGGCGAGCGGGGCGGGAATCTCGCGGCCGCGTACAACCGGCTGATCGAGTCGCCCGACGAGGCGGTGCGGGCACGGGCCGCGCGGGCCTGGACCGACTGGGAGACGGCCATCGCCGGACAGCCGCCCCGCTCCGTGCCACGCTACGAGGACCCGGTCTTCCGCTACGCCTTCGCCCGTACCGTCACCCACTACTGGGGCAACGGCCACTTCCTCGACGGAAGCGGCGACGGTGTGGTCCTGCGGGACGCGCCGCTGCTCAAGGGCATCCCCGGCACCCTCGTCCAGGGCAGCCTGGACCCCGGCAACCTGCTCGGCATCGTCTGGCGCCTGCACCACGCCTGGCCCGGCAGCGAATTGGTGCTCGTCGACGACGTGGGGCACGACGCGGGCGCTCCCGACGTGGCCGAGGCGCTGGTGGCGGCGACGGACAGGTACGCCAGGGGCTGA
- a CDS encoding uracil-DNA glycosylase, whose amino-acid sequence MGGGRGSGSGGAAGLAALDSRISGCRACPRLVEWREEVARTKRAAFADQEYWGRPVPGFGPPDAALLIVGLAPAAHGANRTGRMFTGDRSGDVLYAALHDLGLASRGTAVGADDGLELHGVRITSPVHCAPPANKPTPEERNTCRPWLVRELELLRPTLRAMVVLGAFGWQAVLPALAEAGWDIPRPRPVFGHGTHVPLDGLDLHGCFHVSQRNTFTGRLTPAMLREVLRTGARSAGLAVTA is encoded by the coding sequence ATGGGCGGCGGCAGGGGCAGTGGCAGTGGCGGGGCGGCGGGGCTGGCCGCGCTGGACTCACGGATCAGCGGGTGCCGGGCCTGTCCCCGGCTGGTCGAGTGGCGGGAGGAGGTGGCGCGTACCAAGCGGGCCGCCTTCGCCGACCAGGAGTACTGGGGGCGGCCGGTGCCGGGCTTCGGGCCGCCCGACGCCGCGCTGCTGATCGTCGGACTCGCTCCCGCCGCGCACGGGGCGAACCGGACAGGGCGGATGTTCACCGGCGACCGCTCGGGCGACGTGCTGTACGCGGCCCTGCACGACCTCGGCCTCGCCTCGCGCGGTACGGCGGTCGGCGCGGACGACGGTCTGGAGCTGCACGGCGTACGGATCACCTCGCCCGTGCACTGCGCGCCGCCCGCGAACAAGCCGACTCCCGAGGAGCGGAACACGTGCCGGCCCTGGCTGGTGCGGGAGTTGGAGCTGCTGCGGCCGACGCTGCGGGCCATGGTCGTACTCGGGGCGTTCGGCTGGCAGGCCGTGCTGCCCGCGCTCGCCGAGGCCGGCTGGGACATACCCCGGCCGCGACCCGTCTTCGGGCACGGCACCCACGTACCGCTCGACGGGCTCGACCTCCACGGCTGCTTCCACGTGAGCCAGCGCAACACCTTCACCGGCCGGCTGACCCCGGCGATGCTGCGCGAGGTCCTGCGTACGGGGGCGAGGTCCGCGGGGCTGGCCGTCACCGCGTAG
- a CDS encoding RNA-binding S4 domain-containing protein — protein sequence MAAEGTQERTSGPDTADRGARESGAASPAVEAAEAARPASGETVRVDSWIWSVRLVRTRSMGATACRGGHVRVNGERVKPAHALRVGDEVRLRQAGGHERIVVVKRLIRKRVGAPVAAECYVDNSPPPPPREATAPAGIRDRGTGRPTKRDRRDLERLQGLAEAANAERHRRPT from the coding sequence ATGGCTGCTGAAGGTACGCAGGAGCGGACGAGCGGTCCGGACACCGCGGACAGGGGTGCCCGCGAGTCGGGGGCAGCGTCACCGGCGGTCGAGGCCGCCGAGGCCGCCCGTCCGGCGAGCGGTGAGACCGTGCGCGTGGACAGCTGGATCTGGTCCGTCCGCCTGGTCAGGACCCGCTCGATGGGCGCCACCGCCTGCCGGGGCGGGCACGTCCGTGTCAACGGTGAACGCGTCAAGCCCGCCCATGCGCTGCGCGTCGGCGACGAGGTGCGGCTGCGCCAGGCCGGGGGACATGAGCGGATCGTCGTCGTCAAACGGCTGATCCGCAAGCGGGTCGGGGCGCCCGTCGCCGCCGAGTGCTACGTCGACAACTCCCCGCCGCCCCCGCCCCGCGAGGCCACCGCTCCGGCGGGCATCCGTGACCGAGGCACCGGCCGCCCCACCAAACGCGACCGCCGTGACCTGGAACGCCTCCAGGGCCTGGCCGAGGCCGCGAACGCCGAGCGCCACCGCCGCCCCACATAG
- a CDS encoding DoxX family protein, giving the protein MSETTASAVRTTSTARSKGARISLRALQIVLALFYAFASALPKLIAHPSAVESFDTLGWGSAGMYSIGALELAGAIGLLIPALASVAAVSLGALMVGAFITQITAFDGQYAATPLILMVPLALIAWTRRQDVAGPAQWVRRVRREA; this is encoded by the coding sequence ATGTCCGAGACCACCGCTTCCGCCGTCCGCACGACCAGCACCGCGCGCAGCAAGGGCGCACGGATCTCGCTGCGCGCGCTGCAGATCGTGCTCGCGCTGTTCTACGCGTTCGCCAGCGCGCTGCCCAAGCTGATCGCGCACCCGTCGGCCGTCGAGTCCTTCGACACGCTCGGCTGGGGCAGCGCGGGGATGTACAGCATCGGCGCGCTCGAACTGGCGGGTGCCATCGGACTGTTGATCCCCGCGTTGGCCTCGGTCGCGGCGGTGTCGCTGGGCGCGCTGATGGTGGGGGCGTTCATCACGCAGATCACCGCCTTCGACGGGCAGTACGCGGCGACCCCGCTCATCCTGATGGTTCCGCTCGCCCTGATCGCCTGGACGCGCCGCCAGGACGTGGCCGGGCCGGCGCAGTGGGTGCGACGGGTGCGACGGGAGGCGTGA